One stretch of Cyclopterus lumpus isolate fCycLum1 chromosome 10, fCycLum1.pri, whole genome shotgun sequence DNA includes these proteins:
- the tsc22d3 gene encoding TSC22 domain family protein 3 isoform X6: protein MSTEMFGKTPMEVAVYQLHNFSISFFSSFLGGDVVSVKLDNSASGASVVAIDNKIEQAMDLVKNHLMYAVREEVEVLKEQIKELAEKNNQLERENYLLKNLASPEQLEKFQSRIPTDVLLPLDNLIAQVTPDQHQPCSHSTGSAV, encoded by the exons ATGAGCACGGAGATGTTCGGCAAAACACCCATGGAGGTGGCCGTCTACCAGTTACACaacttctccatctccttcttctcctcgtttctcgGAGGAGACGTTGTGTCGGTCAAACTTGACAACAG tgcCTCTGGTGCTAGTGTTGTGGCCATCGACAACAAGATTGAACAGGCGATG GATCTTGTCAAGAACCACCTGATGTACGCGGTgcgtgaggaggtggaggtccTCAAAGAGCAGATCAAAGAGCTGGCAGAGAAGAACAACCAGCTGGAAAGGGAGAACTACCTGCTGAAGAACCTGGCCAGTCCCGAGCAGCTGGAGAAGTTCCAGTCTCGCATCCCGACAGACGTGCTGTTGCCCCTGGACAATCTGATCGCCCAGGTGACCCCAGACCAGCACCAACCCTGCAGCCACAGCACTGGCTCTGCTGTATAA
- the tsc22d3 gene encoding TSC22 domain family protein 3 isoform X5 produces the protein MGHTQTRPAEVAPFGATPPCPRTLCALRLAEPAHRFCCHYQHFSYPERAMSYSPPYSPSLFKRPDRRNASHSYLVHLGRTTGFHHSAVTPPYGKWNYHSGASASGASVVAIDNKIEQAMDLVKNHLMYAVREEVEVLKEQIKELAEKNNQLERENYLLKNLASPEQLEKFQSRIPTDVLLPLDNLIAQVTPDQHQPCSHSTGSAV, from the exons ATGGGACACACTCAGACGCGCCCCGCTGAAGTCGCGCCATTTGGGGCTACGCCACCCTGTCCCAGGACGCTGTGCGCCCTCCGCCTGGCCGAACCGGCCCACAGATTCTGCTGCCACTACCAGCACTTCAGCTACCCTGAGAGAGCTATGAGTTACTCGCCCCCTTACTCACCGAGTCTGTTCAAGAGGCCAGATCGGCG GAACGCTTCCCACTCGTATCTGGTGCATCTCGGCAGAACCACAGGCTTCCACCACAGTGCCGTGACTCCCCCCTATGGTAAATGGAACTATCACAGCGGGGCAAG tgcCTCTGGTGCTAGTGTTGTGGCCATCGACAACAAGATTGAACAGGCGATG GATCTTGTCAAGAACCACCTGATGTACGCGGTgcgtgaggaggtggaggtccTCAAAGAGCAGATCAAAGAGCTGGCAGAGAAGAACAACCAGCTGGAAAGGGAGAACTACCTGCTGAAGAACCTGGCCAGTCCCGAGCAGCTGGAGAAGTTCCAGTCTCGCATCCCGACAGACGTGCTGTTGCCCCTGGACAATCTGATCGCCCAGGTGACCCCAGACCAGCACCAACCCTGCAGCCACAGCACTGGCTCTGCTGTATAA